The genomic DNA CGCCCGCGCCTGATTCCTCCTGCCTGCAGGCCCGCCGCCAGCCGGCGGGTATGCTGTCATTGCGCTTCGCGCATCCCCTTGCGGCTCGCGCCGTCTTCTTCCTGGCTTTTCCTCCATGCGCCTCGTCTTTGCCGGTACGCCTGAATTCGCCCGCGTGGCGCTCGATGCGCTGCGCGCCGCGGGCCACGAGATCGTGCTCGTCCTGACCCAACCCGACCGGCCTGCGGGCCGGGGGTTGAAGCTCACGCCCAGCCCGGTCAAGCAGGCCGCCGTGGCGGCTGGCATTCCGGTGCTGCAGCCGCGCAGCCTGCGCCTGGATGGCAAGTATCCGGACGAGGCCGCGCAGGCCCAGGCCGCCTTGCACGACGCCGCGCCCGAGGCAATGGTGGTGGCGGCTTACGGCCTCATCCTGCCGCAATGGACGCTGGACCTGCCGCGGCGCGGCTGCCTGAACATCCATGCAAGCCTCCTGCCCCGCTGGCGGGGCGCCGCGCCCATCCAGCGCGCCATCGAGGCAGGCGACGCGCAGACCGGCGTGACCATCATGCAGATGGATGCGGGCCTGGACACTGGTGACATGCTGCTCGAGCGCGCCGTGAACATCGGCGCCGACCAGACCGCGGCCGCCTTGCACGATGCGCTTGCGCAGGTGGGCGGCGAGGCCATCGTCGAGGCGCTGCTCGGCCTGTCGGAAAACCGCCTGCACGCCCGGCCCCAGCCCGAGGCGGGCGTGACCTATGCGGCCAAGCTGGAGAAGGCCGAGGCGGCGCTGGACCTCACGCAGTCCGCCGAGCTGCTGGCGCGCCGGGTGCGCGCCTTCAACCCGGTGCCGGGCGCCAGCGTGCGCCTGCCGGGCCTGGACGAGCCCGTGAAGGTGTGGCGCGCGCAAGTGGCCTCGATGACCGCCGACGCCGCGCCGGGCAGCGTCATCCGCGCGGATGCCCAGGGCATCGACATCGCCACGGGGGCGGGCGTGCTGCGCCTGCTGGAACTGCAGAAGGCCGGCGGCAAGCGCCAGCCGGTGGACGTGTTCGTGCGGGGTTGGCAGGGCAATTGAGCCCCAAGGGCCTGGCTCAATCCGCCAGGATGAGCCGGGCCAGGTCCGCCGGCGTCTCGAACAGCAGGTCCGGCTGGCGTGCGCGCAGCACGTCGGGCAGGTTGTAGCCCCAGGTCACGGCGCCCGCCGCCACCCGCGCCTCGCGGGCGGCATCGATGTCCCGCAGTTCATCGCCCACCAGCAGCGCCTGTGCCGCGGGCACGCCTTGCCGGCGCAGCAGGCGGCGCATCTTGCCGGCCTTGCCGAACACGTCGCTGCCGCAGGCATCCTCGCTGAAGCAGGCCCACATGCGCGGCCCCAGGACCTCGCGCACGTTCTCGCTGCTGTTGGAACTGAGCAGCGCCAGGCGCACCCCGGCCGCGTGCAGCGTGGCCAGCGCGTCCTCGATGCCGGGAAAGAGCGCGAGGCCCGGGCGCGACGCCGCCATCCTGCGGCGCAGGAAGGCAACCACCGCCGGCACTTTCCACAGCGGCAGCCCCAGCTTGCGGAACACCTCCCGCGCGTCGTGCAGGCGCAGCGCGGCGCGCTCCTCGCGGTCGGGCGTGCGCAGTCCGTAACGCGCGCAGACCTCCTCGATCATGCCGTCGAACCAGTCCATGGTGTCGGCCAGCGTGCCGTCGAAGTCGAAGGCCACTAGCGCATAGCGCGGCGTGCCGGCGGGAAGCGTCATGCTCAGGTTTCGCCGCGGCCGATCCACTTCGTGACCACGGGGGCCTCGTAGGTCTCCAGGCGGTCCAGCAGCGTGCCCGGCTCGTTCGCCACGATCAGCATGTCGCGGTGGGGCTGCTTCACGAACTGCTCCGCCACCATGTGGTCGAGGAAGGCCGACAGCAGGTCGTAGTAGCCGCCGGCGTTGTA from Orrella dioscoreae includes the following:
- a CDS encoding HAD hydrolase-like protein encodes the protein MTLPAGTPRYALVAFDFDGTLADTMDWFDGMIEEVCARYGLRTPDREERAALRLHDAREVFRKLGLPLWKVPAVVAFLRRRMAASRPGLALFPGIEDALATLHAAGVRLALLSSNSSENVREVLGPRMWACFSEDACGSDVFGKAGKMRRLLRRQGVPAAQALLVGDELRDIDAAREARVAAGAVTWGYNLPDVLRARQPDLLFETPADLARLILAD
- the fmt gene encoding methionyl-tRNA formyltransferase; its protein translation is MRLVFAGTPEFARVALDALRAAGHEIVLVLTQPDRPAGRGLKLTPSPVKQAAVAAGIPVLQPRSLRLDGKYPDEAAQAQAALHDAAPEAMVVAAYGLILPQWTLDLPRRGCLNIHASLLPRWRGAAPIQRAIEAGDAQTGVTIMQMDAGLDTGDMLLERAVNIGADQTAAALHDALAQVGGEAIVEALLGLSENRLHARPQPEAGVTYAAKLEKAEAALDLTQSAELLARRVRAFNPVPGASVRLPGLDEPVKVWRAQVASMTADAAPGSVIRADAQGIDIATGAGVLRLLELQKAGGKRQPVDVFVRGWQGN